A genomic stretch from Primulina huaijiensis isolate GDHJ02 chromosome 14, ASM1229523v2, whole genome shotgun sequence includes:
- the LOC140957426 gene encoding uncharacterized protein isoform X1, producing MEKYYLQERFEESTGAEEEGDVLMNFIKKRKLCSELQCAYCGDVDFPENSVSSAASVACGGDDDDDEGSGGVAESVMSADLEDIVDLQCEGLDTEISMAINCSGRIQSSTQTSEICGDSEQSSLESTPHATSNSASSTAETMPSAVEIEEFFAAAEKYEQKRFAEKYNYDIVKDYPVEGKYEWVPLHP from the exons ATGGAGAAATACTACCTGCAGGAGAGATTTGAGGAGAGCACAGGAGCAGAGGAGGAGGGAGATGTGCTGATGAATTTCATCAAGAAGAGGAAGCTGTGCTCCGAGCTTCAATGCGCCTACTGCGGTGACGTGGATTTTCCGGAGAATTCTGTGTCCTCTGCGGCGTCTGTAGCCTGTGGcggagatgatgatgatgatgaggggAGCGGTGGAGTGGCGGAGAGCGTCATGTCGGCGGATCTAGAG GATATCGTTGATTTGCAGTGCGAGGGCTTGGATACGGAAATTTCCATGGCGATCAATTGCAGCGG TAGGATTCAGTCGTCGACACAAACGAGCGAGATTTGTGGAGATTCCGAACAATCGTCACTGGAATCAACTCCGCATGCAACGAGTAACAGCGCCTCCTCGACGGCGGAGACGATGCCATCGGCGGTGGAGATAGAAGAGTTCTTCGCGGCGGCGGAGAAGTACGAGCAAAAACGATTCGCCGAAAA GTATAACTATGATATAGTGAAGGACTATCCAGTGGAAGGCAAGTATGAGTGGGTTCCTTTACACCCTTGA
- the LOC140957426 gene encoding uncharacterized protein isoform X2, whose translation MEKYYLQERFEESTGAEEEGDVLMNFIKKRKLCSELQCAYCGDVDFPENSVSSAASVACGGDDDDDEGSGGVAESVMSADLEDIVDLQCEGLDTEISMAINCSGIQSSTQTSEICGDSEQSSLESTPHATSNSASSTAETMPSAVEIEEFFAAAEKYEQKRFAEKYNYDIVKDYPVEGKYEWVPLHP comes from the exons ATGGAGAAATACTACCTGCAGGAGAGATTTGAGGAGAGCACAGGAGCAGAGGAGGAGGGAGATGTGCTGATGAATTTCATCAAGAAGAGGAAGCTGTGCTCCGAGCTTCAATGCGCCTACTGCGGTGACGTGGATTTTCCGGAGAATTCTGTGTCCTCTGCGGCGTCTGTAGCCTGTGGcggagatgatgatgatgatgaggggAGCGGTGGAGTGGCGGAGAGCGTCATGTCGGCGGATCTAGAG GATATCGTTGATTTGCAGTGCGAGGGCTTGGATACGGAAATTTCCATGGCGATCAATTGCAGCGG GATTCAGTCGTCGACACAAACGAGCGAGATTTGTGGAGATTCCGAACAATCGTCACTGGAATCAACTCCGCATGCAACGAGTAACAGCGCCTCCTCGACGGCGGAGACGATGCCATCGGCGGTGGAGATAGAAGAGTTCTTCGCGGCGGCGGAGAAGTACGAGCAAAAACGATTCGCCGAAAA GTATAACTATGATATAGTGAAGGACTATCCAGTGGAAGGCAAGTATGAGTGGGTTCCTTTACACCCTTGA
- the LOC140956859 gene encoding uncharacterized protein, translating to MMEITGTHSRDRDVRDMPYEKRRGKHKRVVRNDTHSQVESISSAMERALEVQSNLDSYFPSFIKPMIRSNVTGGFWLSLPKLFCDWHLPSHDSSITLVNENVEEYYTKYLPYRRGFSAGWKGFSIAHNLEEGDILVFHLVGACRMKCSGCRSQPSAFTSSCRMNTIRLSDEMAPGRRGGSSGVSQSSQSQQMADMRQTLDSSLRRNDELYERMQATEAENAMLRDCMVSLEEQVRVLVAGMSQGATAHTSGHTLLGPGTSHRGRSRGASVASSSRTHRLSQSYVPPTQGYGDGEDDDDETQSPEDSFF from the exons ATGATGGAAATAACGGGAACGCATAGTCGTGATCGA GATGTTCGTGATATGCCTTATGAAAAGAGAAG GGGTAAACATAAAAGAGTGGTCAGAAATGATACTCATAGTCAAGTTGAAAGTATATCATCTGCTATGGAGCGTGCACTAGAAGTCCAATCAAATCTCGATTCATATTTCCCTAGCTTCATAAAGCCAATGATTCGATCAAATGTCACAGGAGGTTTCTGGCTG TCTCTGCCAAAGTTGTTCTGCGACTGGCATTTGCCGAGCCATGATTCAAGTATTACATTAGTCAATGAGAATGTTGAAGAATACTACACGAAATATCTGCCTTATAGGAGGGGGTTTAGTGCTGGATGGAAGGGGTTCTCAATTGCTCATAACTTGGAAGAGGGAGACATACTGGTTTTTCATCTGGTGGGAGCCTGCAGAATGAAG TGCAGCGGATGCCGCTCTCAGCCTTCTGCATTTACAAGCTCATGCAGGATGAATACAATACGGTTATCAG ATGAGATGGCTCCGGGTAGACGTGGTGGGTCATCGGGTGTCAGTCAGTCGTCTCAGTCCCAGCAGATGGCAGACATGCGACAGACTCTAGACTCTTCGTTACGCCGTAACGATGAACTTTACGAGAGGATGCAGGCAACAGAGGCGGAGAACGCCATGCTGAGAGATTGCATGGTGTCACTAGAAGAGCAGGTCCGAGTCCTAGTTGCAGGCATGTCACAGGGAGCTACTGCGCATACATCAGGCCACACGCTGCTTGGACCAGGCACTTCTCACAGGGGTCGATCACGTGGCGCATCAGTTGCTTCTTCATCTCGGACCCACAGATTATCACAAAGTTATGTTCCTCCGACGCAGGGGTACGGGGATGGAGAAGACGACGATGACGAGACCCAGTCACCTGAGGATagttttttttga
- the LOC140957127 gene encoding B3 domain-containing protein At3g19184-like, giving the protein MVATKRVAYEVSRLQRLEENKKRMEELNLNKLAQDLRIQKPSPMKKMKAKAPKQPLDPSSVRRSSRVADLPPRSYKEVPIEPMGRPRSYGYRRRDLSNRVYASDEDREYATQRAEVLQSGLDQDIPSFVKPMLQSHVTGGFWLGLPLHFCKKHLPNRDVIVNLVDEDGVESPTKYLAQKTGLSGGWRGFAIDHELVDGDAVVFQLIDQKTFKVYIIRVNEPGDGSDH; this is encoded by the exons ATGGTCGCCACGAAGAGAGTGGCGTATGAGGTGAGCAGGCTGCAAAGGCTAGAAGAGAACAAGAAAAGAATGGAAGAACTCAATCTCAACAAGCTGGCTCAAGATCTGCGCATCCAAAAACCTTCTCCT ATGAAGAAAATGAAGGCTAAGGCGCCGAAACAACCATTGGACCCGTCTTCGGTGAGGCGGTCGAGCCGTGTTGCGGATTTACCGCCTCGAAGCTACAAAGAA GTTCCAATAGAACCTATGGGGAGGCCAAGGAG TTATGGTTACAGACGAAGGGATTTGTCGAATAGAGTGTATGCCTCGGATGAAGATAGAGAGTATGCCACACAACGAGCAGAGGTTCTTCAATCAGGCCTAGATCAAGATATTCCAAGCTTTGTAAAGCCCATGCTTCAATCACATGTCACAGGAGGATTCTGGCTG GGTCTTCCACTCCACTTCTGCAAGAAACACCTTCCAAACAGAGATGTAATAGTGAACTTAGTTGATGAAGACGGGGTAGAATCCCCAACCAAGTATCTTGCTCAAAAGACAGGGCTCAGTGGCGGATGGAGGGGCTTTGCTATTGATCACGAGCTGGTTGATGGCGATGCAGTCGTTTTCCAACTAATCGATCAGAAAACATTCAAA GTCTACATAATCAGGGTAAATGAACCTGGAGATGGCAGCGATCATTGA